The genomic window AGTGCCGGGTCAGTATTCTTGATACTATACTGATTATTAAAATTATAACCGTCAGTACCAGAGCGGAAGCATAAGCCCTGTTTTGAACTTCCACTATGGGTGACGATAACTGGAAAAAAATGGCAAGGGGAAGGGTTGCTGCTGGTTGCCCCAATGAAGTAGGAATATGGTCGGTATATCCTGTGGTGAACAAAACGGAGGCAGCGTCACCGATGGCTCTGCCAAAAGAGAGCAATATGGCAGTTATAAATCCGGGTATGCATTGCTTGAGATAAACCTTATAGGCAAGTTCGGATCTTGTTGATCCAAGAGATAGAGAAGCTTCCATAAGTCCCTGTGGGACATTCTTCAAAACTTCATCCAACGCTCTGACCATTATAGGAATAATGAAGAGTGTGACCGTAATAATTCCGGCAATCAGAGAAGTTCTCATTCCCAGATATATCATGATCGAAAAGCCAAAGGCGCCATATACAATTGAAGGAACGCCCCAGAGCAAATCCAGGAAAAAACGGAT from Bacteroidota bacterium includes these protein-coding regions:
- the pstA gene encoding phosphate ABC transporter permease PstA; amino-acid sequence: MNKFRHIEEKFARVMMFLSTLIIVLTLCLIIFSILYRGLPSLNWAMLSQVPKGGFYFGKEGGILNAIIGSVYLAVGSTFLALIIGLPVALFMNTYLIKQVKLVNTIRFFLDLLWGVPSIVYGAFGFSIMIYLGMRTSLIAGIITVTLFIIPIMVRALDEVLKNVPQGLMEASLSLGSTRSELAYKVYLKQCIPGFITAILLSFGRAIGDAASVLFTTGYTDHIPTSLGQPAATLPLAIFFQLSSPIVEVQNRAYASALVLTVIILIISIVSRILTRHYKKNQIKF